GCCTTTGATCATAACGGTTGCAAAAAGCGAGAAGCCATCATGGTTGTTTGTTTCTTCGGAGTCAGATGACAGCCTCTcactcggcctgccatctgatgatgggtgtcccacTTAAGGGATATGCACCCTGcgttgtcacagccaaacgtgcaacattaattttTACCTCACCTCgagaatgatcgcaggttcgcccatttaaggtgttaaggcagcaacttatgctgtaatttaaatactgcaaagaagccTATTCTCGACTAACCTGGGTTCGAACCagaatttgtttcaagttgtTTCTTGATGCTCTtcgagctagaaaaatgccaagatgcgTTTAGGAACTTCCGTCAAAACTTGACAAGGATTTACCCACCGTGTATGGATTGCTCTTCGCCCTCCCGATATTTAAGGCCTTTGAGATTGACCTCTTTTCTTGAATGTTtgctttcttgcttttttctaATCATTCCATTCGCTCAGTCGCTTCTTCAATTTGCCATCATAACACCAAAGCCGCCATGAATAATGGGATCACGACACGCActgttttttggccttttctcaCCAATATGAATTAGTTGTATTTATAGGTTTGAACCCTTAATAACTCGGGAGAAGATTTTTCGACttgttttttgctcttttttttgctcgaaTTATTCGAGAAGCTCTTCAAATTAAACGAATATCCCAAAACATTTGCCAAGATTTGTTTAGTTATTGCAGTCAACCTTTCATCAGGCTTTTCGACCACTTTTTCAGTCGTCCTTCTAGGTTCTGCCTCCGAAGGTGGGATTCTACCACACACCTTCCGTCAACCATATCGTACCTCAGGTGAGTtcattagaccactcggctacCATGGTTAAACACTAGTGAGCTGATCATGACAGAATCCAACTTAGCTTGATCAAGTAATCATTTAGGCCAGATTTTCACGAGTCAGGGGATCcgcattttgaaaatttcatagCACTGTGCATCGGTGGCACAAACCGAGCCAAGTTGAAAGTCAATGAACAAAATTCGGGCAGATTGATTCCCCGGAGGTCATCCGTAGATCCGGCCCCAACTTTGCCAACTTTGATTCTGCTTATGAAAATCTCAAAAGCATTTAgacatacttttgaaaacgtacaatatcagataccttccgtaccttctctgaatactgtacaatcccaacctttaaacatattgaaaatatatttcttgaaCCATATAAAGAACAATTAGTTGAGTAGCCttttaaaatttcacaaaacgCAGTGAAGCCTCaaaaagaagctatttttaataAGTTTCAACAATGTCATCAAGAAACCCCCAAATCTATAAAATTGTCTATTGAATTTATTaggcttccttcctctttgaacgcACTGCCTTACCAGCCTCTTTGGACTCAACCTGACATTTTCTAAACTCAGAGCTTGACCCCTAGATGACGGGACGATAGCTTGATCAGAAAAAGGctaatgttttcttttcaacttgaaaccATGCTTGCAAAATGTCTGAAAGCAAATGCAACCTTGAAATGATCAGTAAATTCAAATTATGATGCCAATCTTGTGAACTCTCCCCTCAACCTGAATCCAATTTTTAAGAATTCGATCGTGCAATAGTTTTGGGTCGCCCCGATATTGGAGTCCGTTTTGCTTGAGCGCAGCCCAGAATGGTTTTGGTTCGTGTCCCATTCTCCCTGACacaaagcaaacaaatttAATGCTCTAAAACCAAAATAATCGGAAGGTCCAACAAAGAACGAGAAACTTAAAGATTGATTCcgcgatttttttaaaacgcCAAGCTCCTTCCCAGATCAAGGGACAACGTCGATCTCAATTAGAATCAAACGAGGCAGCTCTTTGTCGATCTTTTTTTGAGGACCTACTTCCGACGCTTCACTTTAATGCCATTTTAGAAGTTGCATTTCATTAGGTTGTGATTGCAAGGCCAATAGgcgtcatttttcaataagCTAGGACTCAATAAATAAGACGTTGCTTTTTGGAACCCTTTCAAGTTACAAAACATAGTCACGTGCCACTTACAATGTTCAAACTTGGAACGTCTCATCTTTATTCACCAAACCTTCCCTTTAAATCGCTTCCTCTCCCTCATTTGACGCACGGTAACGTTTTGTAAGGCAAATTGTTAAAAACCAGCGAAAAGTTTATTCCGTCCGCAGATCACTGAGGAATAAACACCCTTTCTCTTCAATGCTCAGATCGTGATCGATCGGGAAAGGCCGGTCTTGTTTGAAAACGCTCGTTAGATTTCATTCGTACTACTAGCATGTGTGTACTTTCTGAACTTGAAATTCTTGTAATGGCTCTGacgctcaattgaaaatatcgTGCATTGTAGAATTCGTCCCCAAGTACAattttcatcaccttttttccaaatttgctcTTTTCAAGACCCAAGAaatttatttcttcaaaaccGTTACATCCGGTTTCGAAGGAAAACGACATTTTGACAGAGATCAATCGAGGTTGTACGTTCAGgaaagttttgtttcaaaatgaggaaTGCGCAAGAAAACAGTGAGTATTCCCAGGGTGAGTGATGCTAAAATATGTTAACAGACAATGGAAATGATGCCATCCAGTTTGACGGCTTCATTATCAGTTGTTTCATTGACGTCTCAtattttatgctttttttGACTAGAATCAAATCATGACAGTCTAACTGAGTATTGATGGAACATCTTCATATATGTATGCTCTTATCACTGACTTGTGCATGACTTTTCAACTGTCACACTTTGGAATCGAGTAGAtggtactgatgggatcaaataagtAATCACGGGAGGCTGCAACTcgggctaccaatttactttttcagtggcatatggcattaCCAGCGGAACATCGGAAACctgttagttagtcacaaaaaattaccctgatttttcttctcttaaACCAGGGTTACTGTTGGATGATCATAATAAGCCTTCTTTTTTCATGCTCTTACTTCGATTTTACTCAGCGAtgtactttttcaattaaaaactgCCCATATTGTGCCAATTTATAAAGGAGGAGATTGGTGTTTATCTGGCAATTATAGACCAATATCCCTAAcgtcaaatattgccaaggtcatggaaaaggtggttaaggaaaaacttctacgataccttgacaaaaaaggtagtattcctgaccaacaacatgggtttcgtactcattttagcacagtgattcaacttattcaacattttgacgacgtaattgagggactacagcataatgaatgtgtagatgttatttacttggactttgctaaagcttttgacaaagtagaccatattctacttttaaattatttaagtaaaataggtatcaatggaaatacgtattcttggatcaaagagttcctgaCCGACCGTACCCAAGTTGTTCGAGTTGAAGGGTGCTTGAGTCGcacttgccaagtctcatcCGGAGTTCCGCAAGGTACTATACTAGGCCCAATCCTCTTCATACTTTTTATCGCACCACTACATGAATTACCCCTTGCGTCTGTaatctcctcttatgctgacgataccaagCTAGTGTCTGGAAGAAATACAGCGAATGGGACAGAGTTGCAAAGCGACTTAGACAGAATATATGATTGGGTTCAAGCACagaacatggaattaaatggggataaattcCGTATTATGACATACGGCCAAGTTGGTACTGACCCCCCTATTTATATCGATAATTGCCGGAACCCAATCGAATcggtaaattcaatcaaggatctcgggataatccttcaagacgatggtaaatttgaagagcatgtacagtcaaaagtgaccaaagcctttcagacttgcggctggatataccgaacattcaagtccagagatgtaatgactatgaaaaccctgtacaaatcaatagtccagccacatcttgaatacgcttccccaatctgggcccccatgaccgctggggggttaaataagattgaacgagtacaaaagagtttcacgAGATATATTGACGGGATGTCTAAATTAagctatggggacgtttaggcaagctctggcaggttcctttgtttgctggtaccagtagCAGCGATGCAAATTTgcagcttcaaacatgtttttgagaagttgacccttctttcacattactatatgaggaacggtcagcttcgttaaaacaagttcgaaacgccaattttgcatcactgacattggcaggcaagtttgtttgctggtaccagcgcttgcctaaatgtccgaattgggaacgcctcaaatcattgggattatacagttttcaacgtaggtatgaacgttACCTAATCCTGTCTGTGTTTAAATAtctccattccctttgtcctaATCCGGGAATACGACATAGCGTTAGCGAGAGACGaggaatttcatgtgaaatgcgccataaaatcaatcacttggaaaaaaagattgtgaggggcttaaaatcttcttttgtcttaaaccgggcaccaactttgtacaacttgctgccgtgctctcgtagacgattctatgcattagatgacccattgttaagttttaaacgtgacttggatcggtttttgttaacgatcccagaccagccctacattcaagggtgccctagagcggctaattcaaacagtttgcacgaccaaatattttataaattatgactcaccttgacttacagagaatttcattcccttgtatcggtatacaaacccgagaatctttgaggaaaaaaaaaacttcaacctaatttgtcattttccgaTACGGAGAGAAATAGATTTGCGTTTTTGGATGCAAAAGAACAAGTTGTCTGCTCCTTTCGTTGCGTCGCCTCCCGTTCTTTAAGGTTGGAATCATTTCATGAGAGTTCCATCGCTTCATCTCTTTGACGAACTAGAACACAACTTAACATGGCGCAATCGGCATCCAAATTGTGAAGCTTTGCAAGGGATCTCGAATGCAACTGAAGATTCCAACATCAACAGACCTCGTCTGAAGTTGGCGGGCGTGAATTTCATGATAGTGGAAGATCAACAGAGCCTCTTGCTCATAAGTCTCTGCAATTAATCCTTCAATGCAAGTCGTTGGGAAGAGTGAAACTGAGGAAGACACCGTCGAAAACCGGTTTTCTCCACGTCTTAACCCAGGAATGGCGACCACTCGAGCTGCTAGCTCGTACTCCTTCCCCAAGGGCATTCCCTCGTTTGATATGGAGATTTGCACGATATTCGAATTTGAGATATGGGAAGAAGATTGGGAGCGGTTTCTTCGAGTCACTGGTTTGGAATCTGCATCATCTCAGATGAAGGTCGACCTTATGTTATCCGGGTTCAGCACCCCAACTAAAGGACTGATCAAGAAATTTGACCTATCATCTGCTGAACGACAGGATGAACACGCCATTCGGCAAAAGCTGAAATGCTTCATCTGCGGATCAGTGAGTCGCTTGATTGAGCGCAGAAAGTTCCGTAGACGAACCCAGAAACCAAATGAGGATGTTGACGTTTTCGTTATGGAACTTCGTGAGATCATGAAGACTTGCGAGTTTTGCGACAAGTGTGCTGAAACCGTTATGTGCGACCAGGTTGCTGAGGGTCTTCAGAGTCAAGAAGGCATCAAGGAAATGCTCCGAGAGGATAGACTTGATCTCAAAACTGCAATTACCATTGCCAGGAGCCACGAAGAGTCATCCAAATGCAGGGACCTACTAATGAGCTCTCCAAAAGTCAAAGTCGTCCAGAAGAAGAAATTTAGTCGGAAAGCGTCCAAGACCAAATCTGAAGCCACGTGTCATTCCTGCGGGTACAAACAACATTCACTAGGGCATCAGTGCCCGGCAAAAGATCAGGAGTGCAACAAGTGTCGGAAAATTGTCCACTTTGGGTCTGTCTGTCGAGGGGAAAAAGGCTTTAAATCGACTGTTACCAAGATGTCTTCCATGAAAGCTAATTGAGTTTGTGTGAAAAACATTCCCCATGCCAAATCATGCCACACCATCAATCCAttggtgaaaagtgcaaatgggCAATTCGTAATTCAGGCCTTGCCTGACACGGGAGCGGAATTCTCGGGGGCAGGATTGAATTTCCTGAATGCCCTCGGAGAAAGTGATCGAAATCTCTGTGACGCTGATTTGAAGGCAGAAGTTTTCAATGGTCAGAAGATAAAAGCCATTGGATGTATTCCAATCACGGTCCAATTAGACGGAACGGGAGATGTCAAAGTAAGGGTGTTCATATTCCGTCCGTGAAGTAAAGAGCTTCATTTTGTCATGGTTTGCTTCGAAGGAATTGGGCCTGTTGTCACCTGATTTTCCCTCGCCTGGGACTAATCAACGTCTAATAACTTCATCGACCAATGGTACACTCCCTCAAAACCCAGAAATGGATTCAGGGCATTCTGTTCCCAAATCAAACGTTGTTGTGAACGGGAATACTACGCTGGAACCAGATTATGGATTAACATTGGGAACCAATCCCTCCGTTTCGTCCCAGCTTCAGGGAGATCAAACGACAGCCTTCGGTTTGGAATGCTTTGGACCAATACTAGATCAGTACCCGGATGTCTTTGATGGGAAAGTAAAGGCTATGAAAGGTGAGAAGTATGCTATTCATCTTAAACCTGGGGCAGTACCGTTTGCCGTTATTCACCCTAGGACCGTGGCCTTCCCACTCCTTCCTGAACTCAAGGCTGAACTGGACCTATACTCCTCGAATGGTTTGATTGCTCCCAAAACGAAGCCAACAGATTGGCACCAACCTATAGTTGTTGTACCAAAACGAGGAACAAACAGAATGAGGATGTGCATTGACTTTACGAAATTGAATGTGAGGGTCAAGCGTGAGCTGTATTGGAGCAACACACCCCTCGAAGCGGTGGCCTACATTCCAGACAGCTTGAACATTTTCTCAGTGTTTGATGCCTTGAAAGGATACACCAGTGTGAACTGGATGAAGAGAGTCAAGACTTGACGACCTTCATTACCCATTTGGTCAGTTCAAGTGTCTCCGTGCTCCCTATGGTATGAGCTCCATTTCTGAACATTACAGCCGTCGGATGTCAGGCCTCTGAAGGTCTAAATTTTGTTCGAAAAATCGTGGACGACATCACcctgctttcaaaaaatgaaagtgatcATGCTCGCCATTTACATGCCTTTCTGAAACGATGCAGGGACCACAGAATATCGTCGAGTCTCCCGAAAGTCCAGTTGGGTAAGCCAGAAGTCAAGTTTGCTGGGTTCTCGCTCTCATCCAAAGGGTACTCTATCTCCTCGGAGATTACAGAGGCCCTCACCAAATTCCCGACCCCATCAGGCATCTCGGACGTTGGATCGTTCTTTGGCCTTGCCAATCAAGTCAGTGCgttcaacaaaaatgtttctcaaGCCCTTGAACCACTTCGGGGTCTACTCCAATCGCGAAATGCTCGGCATTGGGACGACGCCCATGACAGGGCGTTTGAATTCgcgaaattgaaattggctgAAACTGTGAACTTGTCGTTTTATCATGTGAACAAGCCAACCAGACTCATTTCCGACGCATCTCGCAGCGGCCTCGGTTTCCTCTTACAACAGGAAGACCAGAATGACGTTTGGAAAACAATCCAAGTCGGCTCTAGGATGCTCAAAGACGCTGAAACCCGATATGCGGTTATTGAGCTTGAACTCCTGGGAATTCAATTCGCAATAGAAAAGTGCCGAATTTTTTTATTGGGgttggaacattttttcatcataacCGACCACAATCCATTAGTTGCGATTTGCAACAGCCACAGACTTGATGAAATCGAAACTCCACGCCTCCAGAgaattcaaacgaaaatgTTGGGCTACAATTTCACTGTGAAGTGGATGGCTGGTAGGCAGAACGAGGCCGCTGATGCCTTGTCTCGACACCCAGTTGGTCAACCAGAAGCTCGTGATGTGGTCGATGATGAAGTGGATTTTGATGGGTCAATCACACATGCATGTACCCCGGCTATGATTCGATCAGCTACGTCTGTGGATCCCATAGATCCATTGCTTCAAGACCTCAAATCCCATTCAAACAGATGTTCAATTCATCGGGAACTCAAAGCcttaattcaaaatggatttccCAACACGAAAAGTCTTCTGTCGCCATCAATGAAGCCGTATTGGAGAGTTCGACATGAGCTTACAATTGACGAGGATGGTCTTATCCTTTTTAGTGTTTGCCTCCTGATTCCAGAATCAATTCGTCCCTCAATTCTAGTCCGCCTTCATGATGCTCACCAGGGCATTACGAGGACACAAGCCCGTGCCCGTCAAATCTTATACTGGCCCAACATCGACTCTGACATTGAAACCTTCATTTCAACGTGCAACTTCTGCCAGGATCATTTACCTCAGAATCAGTCAGAACCTCTAGTTCAAAAAGAGAGGCCTTCTCGTCCTTTTGAAGAGCTAGCTGTGGATCTAGCTATTGTTCACGGACGAGATTTCTTGATTCTTGTTGACTGTGCAACGGACTGGCCAGATATATACAACTTGGGCCGCGACACGACTTCAATAAAACTCACTGGTGCCATGCGAAGTGTTTTCTGTCGCACTGGTGCACCATTGGTCCTTTGGTCAGACAACAGTCCACAACTTGTTTCTGTGGTGTTTGAAGAATTTCTTCACGATTGGGGGTTGATACATAAGGTGAGTTCACCGCACTTTCCCCAATCCAATGGAAAAGCAGAGTCGGCTGTTAAGTCTATGACGAGGCTTTTGAAGGCATGCTGGAAGAGCAAGTCTATCGACTCCTTCAAACTAACTAAAGCCTTGCTGTCCTATTGTAACACTCTGTGCCATCGGGACGGGAAAAGTCCGGCCGAGCAATTGTTTGATATTCCTATTCGTGACGGTCTTCCAGCGCACCGAACCTCATTTGGAAAACATCACCAGATTGCCTCTTCTCAATTAGACCGTGTGTCACATCATGACCGATATTCGAAGGCTGAGTCTGATCGCCACACCAGACTTCTACCTCCTTTAGTTGTGGGCGACCTTGTTGCTATACTTGATTCCAAAGAGAACAAATGGTCGATCTATGGAGCAATCGTCGAGGTCAGAGAACATCGGTGATACTTCATCAAAACTCCATCAGGAGCAATATTGTGTCGAAATCGGAAATTTTTGCGGAAACGTCACCCAATGTCAATTCCTCCTCAATTGGTTCCGTCAGACACCTTCTCCTCTTCGCCTGATCCTTGGACGCCTACATCCCCTGAAACGTCATCAACCAATCAGACTGGCGAACGTCTTGCCCGATCTCTTCGTCCTCAACGAACTCGGAGGAAACCTGAACGTTTGGGATATTGACATTCATTTACttattttgtgttttcaagTCTGAAAATAGCTATCTCTTGTTTTGCTTTGCTGTTTCAGACTTAGTGGGTGGGGGGTGTCGGATGATCATAATCGGCCTTCTTTTTTCATGCTCTTACTTCGATCTTACTTAGCGATGtacttcttttttgtttttgtttttttggtttggtttttcacgggcttttctaaccgctacagggaatgtaatccccagtactattaaaatgaaagattataattcgtctatttattacctttcaatttttatatgatatttggtctaccaacgaatttgagttggcagaccgagctaatccttgaatgtagggttgatctggaatgctatctaaaaatttgtccaagtctgacttgaaagatgctaccggatcaacaaggcctacgtattccctacgaatatcagagggaagcaaattaaacaatgaaggagcccgagaaagaagagatgtggacttcattgttcgaactagcctggattctcgaagacttgaaggcgctctcaaaacgcacattaagcctctacggtcactagaattgaccctaaaccctgggttgggacaaagctcatggatacttttgaaaacgtacaatatcagatacctttcgtaccttctctgagtactgtacaatcccaaccgttctaacctttcccaatacgagagctctctcattcctgtgatgttcctagtgaaacatctttggacttgctcgaccttttgcaaacctgctgaactcattggagcccaaatgggtgaggcgtattcaagatgtggctggacaatcgacttgtacagagttagcattgtgatgctatctctggacttaaacgtgcgatatatccaaccacgcatttgaaaagccttacccaccttcagctggatatgctcatcgaactttccattattttggaggactacacctagatctttcatagatacGGAGAGAAATAGATTTGTGTTTTTGGATGCAAAAGAACAAGTCGTCTCCTCCTTTCGTTCCGTCGCCTCCCGTTCTTTAAGGTTGGAATCATATCATGAGAGTTCCATCGCTTCATCTCTTTGACGAACTAGAACACAACTTAACAGTTACTTTTGGggatcaaacctaaccttttacgttacgttggaaacggctagTGCTTTGACCCTCCTAGCTTTCTAGCAatcctaattttgaaaatttagttgatcccatcactactagATGGAAACATGGACATTTCGCATGAGAAAAACGCCTCAGTTCTGTCGCAGCCCCGTCCTGGatcttgcatttgaaaaatcaaattcaatgaatCAGTACTAACTTCGATCCTaagattcaattttttcgTTTAAAACATTGATTTCTGGTTCCCTTTCGCAATGAgtgcaaaaaaggttttttgggCCGCCCAGGTTGGAAACAAggcttcttcaaataagatAATCGCGGGATTAATTTATTTCAAGCCATAATTAACAAACGTAAGAAAATGAcataaatgttcttttttgcagtttttatGCTTGTTCTTCAGTGAATGTAACAATAACGATAATTGTGTCTCGTTACGTTTTGTCAGTAACGATTGAAGCTCAGTCCTTTAAACAAGTGTATCTGAGACGCTAAAACACTTCTAACCCCACACAAAGAAGAGAAAACGCCTTGTTTCCAACCTTGGCTTGAAATAAATTAATCCCGCGATTATCTTATTTGATCTCAATGGTAACAAgtaaatcatttcaattgagACGGAATATGTACAAAAGTAGGGTAGGGAACCTTTACGCAtatttctttccctcgtttataaaagaaaaatgtaacgGTAATGAGAAGCTAAAAACCCGTTCAGTTACCGTTATAGCTTGAGGAAAAAAACGCGTTACCAGTAAGACTGCTTAAAAAGTAACGCTAGCCCTGATTAAGTGTGAGCGTCTGAGCggaaagctttaaaaaaatggtgatTGGTTCAGCTCTTTGGCACAtccgaaccgtcaaacttatgcaatttctgctcaattGGAAAACGGCATTCTTTTTCGTTAGAGACTATTCAATATGAATAATCAAATGCTTGGAGAATTATAactagagacaggaaaaacattttgttttggcgttgagtgtaagttccagacgtttgtcaaaactagttttgtttGCAACAGATACTCTTCTTGTTAAGTGAACTAGTGCTCAGACAATTATTCGCAATCAAAACTGTACAACATTGAGCAGCAATGCTATGAGACTGTGTGCTTACCGGATTGAAAAGATATTTAGTCGGTACTGCAAGacaaactagttttgacaaacgtctggaatttactCTCAacgtcaaaacaaaatgtttttcctgtctctaattaTAACGTTAGGTCTTCGACAATGAAGTGAAATCCGTTCAGAAGATGGCATTCTAAGGTACCTtatttacatttatttttactATTGTATGTTCTAATGTCACCAAATACTCGTTAGTAGAGAATCTGACGGTCCTGATAAGACATAAAAAGTTTTCTGTTCCGACAATTTTGGCAATTCGGTTAATCCTGATGTCATACCtcaagttttgagaaataAAGTTTTATATACCAACGGATCATTTATCCTTGGTTACACTCATCTGGAGTATCTCATTATTACGGCCGACCAAAACTCTCATCAtggaaatttggcaaattttccAAATAACTTGTACATCCGAGATTTACCTGCAAGTTTACATCTGCAGGTTTTGCCAATTGAAGAGCAATACTCAACATTTTCTGCAATATCTTATGCAATTTCGGCCATGTCAGCAaacaatatcaatatttgtgcCTAATTTTCAAGACTTGTGGTCAAttttaaaaacaaatgaaattctgttttctgatatttttcaaatccttttGACAAAAAGGACATGAAGGTATGATTAGATTCCACACATAGTACTAACTACCTGCTTTTGTATTCCATCTACCTTAAATAGCTTTTTATGATTGCAATTTTAAAGAtgctctatttcaaatgtttgaactTAGTTTTGTCTGAGTACTAAACTTATCCTTTAAAAATGACAAACATCTTGGCGTGATTTTGTGATTTACGGGCTAAATGATAAAGTGGTGGACGGTTAATTGGGGAAGAATTGACTTGCAATTActttcaagaacttgaaaatctCAATTTTCTTAACAGAAGTGTTCAGCTATGCATTCGTGCCGCTCTGACATTATTGGGTTTTTGTTGCTGAACTGAGattgatctttttcacaaaatattaaAGATGAGCAAGATGCTGATCCGTCTACGAGGCAGGaaggacaaggcaagaatctgctcaCTAaggatagcaggttcaaatatCGGTGTTGGAATATGTTATAATACAATTTTCCTGCCGCTCTGACATTATTGTGTTTTTGTTGCTGAACTGAGattgatctttttcacaaaatattaaAGATGAGCAAGATGCTGATCCGGCTACGAGNCTCAACATTTTCTGCAATATCTTATGCAATTTCGGCCATGTCAGCAaacaatatcaatatttgtgcCTAAT
This Tigriopus californicus strain San Diego chromosome 12, Tcal_SD_v2.1, whole genome shotgun sequence DNA region includes the following protein-coding sequences:
- the LOC131892121 gene encoding uncharacterized protein K02A2.6-like, which codes for MLKDAETRYAVIELELLGIQFAIEKCRIFLLGLEHFFIITDHNPLVAICNSHRLDEIETPRLQRIQTKMLGYNFTVKWMAGRQNEAADALSRHPVGQPEARDVVDDEVDFDGSITHACTPAMIRSATSVDPIDPLLQDLKSHSNRCSIHRELKALIQNGFPNTKSLLSPSMKPYWRVRHELTIDEDGLILFSVCLLIPESIRPSILVRLHDAHQGITRTQARARQILYWPNIDSDIETFISTCNFCQDHLPQNQSEPLVQKERPSRPFEELAVDLAIVHGRDFLILVDCATDWPDIYNLGRDTTSIKLTGAMRSVFCRTGAPLVLWSDNSPQLVSVVFEEFLHDWGLIHKRTEPHLENITRLPLLN